From a region of the Candidatus Sysuiplasma acidicola genome:
- a CDS encoding amidohydrolase family protein has translation MIRIVEGTLADGSGTTPVRNPGIAVAGGRLIVGRAALKGKASIEIDARGMVIAPGFIDAHSHSDLAVMVNPKAENRIMQGITTEVTGNCGFTPFPVTPLNREPMRSEYLRSGIRLTWSNLEEYAAAVNRRKPAVNIAPLIGHGNLRSAAMGYSSRAPSASQMRRMKALLARNLAMGAFGLSSGLEYTPSGFADWKELSELCAVVAKFGRVYSTHMRNENGLLEASVAESLRVSRTSGAKLEISHLKATRKANWGKVVSVLTDLERRAGKGEKVMWDAYPYAASHTDLTISLPKHIMDGGFDSMLRAIADSATRESVKREMEETRDDDDWHSIVVKDITGPEVASFSNMNVLDIARELKVSPAEAVFRLLEGNGHDIAIIVHNMAESDVDIVFSSPLTGIGSDSSVYTGGHPHPRAFGTFPRAFRRYVRELNFCSLQGMVRKASALTADRFGISGRGYIRNGYFADVVVFDPAAIADRSTYDEPAVLPAGIEYVIVNGVLEVSNGRVTGKRGGRVLSAGA, from the coding sequence ATGATAAGGATTGTAGAGGGAACGCTCGCCGACGGGAGTGGAACAACCCCTGTCCGTAACCCGGGCATAGCTGTGGCAGGCGGTCGCTTAATAGTCGGGAGAGCCGCATTGAAAGGAAAAGCCTCAATTGAAATCGATGCGAGGGGCATGGTCATTGCTCCCGGTTTCATAGATGCTCATTCACATTCTGACCTCGCGGTGATGGTCAATCCGAAGGCGGAAAACAGGATAATGCAGGGGATAACTACGGAAGTCACCGGCAACTGCGGTTTCACTCCTTTTCCCGTCACACCGCTCAACAGAGAACCCATGCGTTCGGAATATCTGAGGAGCGGCATCAGACTCACCTGGAGCAACCTTGAGGAGTACGCTGCGGCAGTGAATCGCAGGAAGCCTGCCGTTAACATAGCACCGCTCATAGGTCACGGCAATCTGAGGTCTGCAGCCATGGGCTATTCGTCCAGAGCGCCATCCGCGTCACAGATGAGAAGGATGAAGGCGCTGCTCGCAAGGAATCTTGCAATGGGTGCGTTCGGTCTTTCGTCCGGACTCGAGTACACGCCGTCCGGCTTCGCAGACTGGAAGGAACTTTCAGAACTGTGCGCAGTGGTGGCGAAGTTCGGCAGAGTCTACTCGACGCACATGAGGAACGAGAACGGCCTGCTGGAAGCATCCGTGGCAGAGTCGCTCAGGGTTTCGCGCACATCCGGTGCAAAGCTGGAAATATCGCACCTCAAGGCGACGCGTAAAGCAAACTGGGGGAAGGTCGTATCGGTGCTCACGGATCTCGAAAGGAGGGCCGGAAAAGGTGAAAAGGTGATGTGGGACGCCTATCCATACGCCGCTTCCCACACCGATCTGACGATCTCGCTTCCGAAGCACATCATGGACGGGGGCTTCGACTCGATGCTCAGAGCCATCGCCGACAGTGCGACAAGGGAGAGCGTGAAGCGCGAGATGGAGGAAACGAGGGACGATGACGACTGGCACTCGATCGTGGTGAAGGACATCACCGGTCCCGAGGTCGCCAGCTTCAGCAATATGAATGTGCTCGACATAGCACGGGAGCTGAAGGTGAGTCCTGCCGAGGCCGTATTCAGACTCCTTGAGGGAAACGGGCACGATATTGCAATCATCGTTCATAACATGGCCGAGTCGGATGTCGACATCGTGTTCTCCAGTCCGCTGACGGGCATAGGCAGCGACTCCTCCGTCTACACCGGTGGTCATCCGCATCCGAGGGCATTCGGCACATTCCCGAGAGCGTTCAGAAGATATGTCAGAGAACTCAATTTCTGCTCACTGCAGGGCATGGTCCGAAAGGCATCTGCACTGACGGCCGACAGGTTCGGCATAAGCGGCAGGGGGTACATCAGGAACGGGTATTTCGCGGATGTGGTCGTTTTTGATCCTGCAGCTATAGCAGACAGGAGCACGTACGACGAACCTGCGGTGCTCCCCGCAGGCATTGAGTACGTCATCGTCAACGGAGTGCTGGAAGTGAGCAATGGCAGAGTCACTGGAAAGAGAGGCGGCAGAGTGCTGTCGGCAGGAGCATAA
- a CDS encoding helix-turn-helix domain-containing protein, with protein MTRNLIWQELAKSEESRYGSRLLAILLACNGLSSYDIARMLGHSPRSVQLWIERYNSDGLEGLKEKKKSGRPRSISGERFVRLLEDIGRKPSAFGYEDDDWNCRNLSDHLRTAYGIALSPRHCRRIMLMLKEQKRASANAPQV; from the coding sequence TTGACGCGTAATTTAATATGGCAGGAATTAGCCAAATCGGAAGAGAGCAGATACGGTTCCAGGCTCCTTGCGATTCTGCTCGCGTGCAACGGCCTGAGCAGCTATGACATTGCAAGGATGCTCGGCCACAGCCCACGATCGGTGCAACTGTGGATAGAGCGGTACAACAGCGACGGTCTCGAAGGACTGAAGGAAAAAAAGAAGTCGGGAAGACCGCGCTCGATCTCGGGAGAGCGCTTCGTCCGCCTGCTGGAGGACATAGGACGGAAACCGTCAGCATTCGGCTACGAGGATGATGACTGGAATTGCAGGAATCTCTCCGACCACCTCAGGACAGCCTACGGAATAGCGCTGAGTCCGAGACATTGCAGGAGAATCATGCTTATGCTGAAGGAGCAGAAACGGGCATCGGCCAATGCACCTCAAGTGTAA
- a CDS encoding COX15/CtaA family protein, whose translation MESYRLTGLMVLVTVWVEFVIAACVVFLDPHDNTFPYSTLVLTWPGVLEQVHRIWALVIFIVFLANLLLLISDRRRSRKAPHQLLPLSVFATILLFLQASFGAITIWNYDYPPFVVLHEGNAGLLLFVSSILAAFALFHPQNAPAYAPSRSKT comes from the coding sequence ATGGAATCGTACAGACTGACCGGTCTTATGGTTCTCGTAACGGTCTGGGTGGAATTTGTCATCGCCGCATGCGTTGTATTTCTGGATCCGCATGACAACACATTCCCGTATTCCACCTTAGTGCTGACGTGGCCGGGCGTCCTGGAACAGGTGCACCGGATCTGGGCGCTAGTAATATTCATTGTCTTTCTGGCGAACCTGCTGCTTCTGATATCTGACAGGCGCCGGAGCCGGAAGGCGCCGCACCAGCTGCTGCCCCTCTCCGTGTTCGCGACCATACTCCTCTTTCTCCAGGCAAGCTTCGGCGCAATAACGATATGGAATTACGACTATCCGCCGTTCGTTGTATTGCACGAGGGCAATGCGGGACTCCTGCTCTTTGTCAGCTCGATTCTGGCAGCGTTTGCGCTATTCCATCCGCAGAATGCACCGGCTTATGCACCCAGCCGAAGTAAAACGTGA
- a CDS encoding MBL fold metallo-hydrolase: protein MTGTAKDLYFRQFLREETGCLSYMVGDLLTGDAIVIDPLEEMTERYITTADDHALTINRALDTHSHADHFSAIQKIGNLTGAKLLMSEFAPATFDFIHVKDGDTLSIGNVPVKVLYTPGHTPDHVSLNVADRLVLSGDSLFVGGVARPDLVLSDNEDVRSKAGQLYDSIQGLLKFEDYYELYPGHFAGSACGSGMGNKTSSTIGYERRFNGTVQRRAKEDFVNFVISTTYEPIKDYQLIKKYNLGLIDSKPALAGAA from the coding sequence GTGACCGGCACTGCAAAGGACCTGTACTTCCGTCAGTTCCTGAGGGAGGAGACGGGCTGTCTCTCGTACATGGTAGGGGATTTACTCACGGGCGACGCAATCGTCATAGATCCGCTTGAGGAGATGACCGAACGCTATATCACCACGGCAGACGATCACGCTCTGACGATAAACAGGGCTCTTGACACGCACTCGCACGCAGATCACTTTTCTGCGATCCAGAAGATTGGCAATCTGACCGGTGCGAAACTGCTTATGTCGGAGTTTGCACCGGCGACATTCGATTTCATTCATGTAAAGGACGGAGACACGCTGAGCATCGGGAATGTACCCGTGAAAGTGCTCTATACGCCAGGCCATACGCCTGACCACGTATCCCTCAATGTCGCTGACAGATTGGTCTTGAGCGGCGACTCGCTGTTCGTCGGCGGCGTTGCCAGACCAGATCTCGTCCTTTCCGATAATGAGGATGTGCGCTCAAAAGCAGGTCAGCTTTATGACAGTATTCAGGGACTGTTGAAATTCGAAGATTACTACGAACTGTATCCGGGACATTTTGCTGGTTCGGCATGCGGCTCGGGCATGGGTAACAAGACGAGTTCCACCATCGGATATGAGCGGAGGTTCAATGGCACCGTTCAGCGCAGAGCGAAGGAGGATTTCGTTAATTTTGTCATCAGCACGACCTACGAGCCGATAAAGGATTACCAGCTCATCAAGAAGTACAATCTCGGTCTCATCGACAGCAAGCCGGCCCTGGCCGGAGCAGCGTGA
- a CDS encoding DMT family transporter yields the protein MASVKDVAAFLAMATMWALNYPLVKIALLYEGPLYILLFRLAIGALFSIAIAGGFKHVPRGLRDNAFIMITGLLNSALFMGFWFLGERTESAAISSIIIYTFPIINIILSYVFLKENLTAARAVGTVVGFAGMVVIFLEQLRVGVNEGLLYLSLAAIVWSASAMVYKKYLNGRNVSAVNAMQFVYAVPFVFFWAVLGEKFNPKGLDYMFLGTMLYMGLFGSAISYLLYFHLTRKYDVSLISGFFFVVPAISVLLSFLILHETSSFFTYAGFGLISVGIFIGSYRRRSRRGTGSRYSDSLET from the coding sequence GTGGCTTCGGTCAAGGACGTGGCGGCATTTCTGGCCATGGCAACGATGTGGGCATTGAATTACCCTCTTGTGAAGATTGCACTGCTCTACGAGGGTCCGCTCTACATACTCTTGTTCAGACTCGCCATAGGTGCCCTGTTCTCGATTGCAATTGCAGGCGGATTCAAGCATGTACCGAGAGGATTAAGGGATAATGCCTTCATCATGATCACTGGACTGCTGAATTCGGCACTGTTCATGGGCTTCTGGTTCCTCGGCGAGAGGACCGAATCAGCAGCGATATCGTCAATCATCATCTACACATTTCCAATCATCAACATCATACTGTCATACGTCTTCCTGAAAGAGAACCTTACGGCTGCCAGAGCTGTCGGCACAGTGGTGGGCTTCGCGGGCATGGTTGTGATCTTCTTGGAACAGCTGCGCGTCGGCGTAAATGAAGGATTGCTGTACCTTTCACTTGCAGCGATCGTGTGGTCCGCATCTGCGATGGTTTACAAGAAATACCTGAACGGGAGAAATGTAAGTGCGGTCAATGCGATGCAATTTGTTTACGCGGTGCCGTTCGTCTTTTTCTGGGCAGTCTTAGGCGAGAAATTCAATCCCAAGGGCCTAGACTACATGTTTCTCGGAACGATGCTTTACATGGGACTTTTCGGCAGCGCGATCTCCTACCTCCTGTATTTCCATCTCACGAGGAAGTACGATGTCTCGCTCATATCCGGGTTCTTCTTCGTCGTTCCGGCGATCTCCGTTCTGCTGAGTTTCCTGATACTTCATGAAACAAGCTCATTTTTCACATATGCCGGATTCGGGCTCATATCAGTGGGCATCTTCATAGGGTCTTACCGAAGAAGGTCACGCCGCGGCACCGGCAGCCGTTATTCCGACAGTTTAGAAACCTGA
- a CDS encoding rhodanese-like domain-containing protein, whose amino-acid sequence MQAEASITPDALKGMIERGEPLKIVDVREEWEFGRYRIPGSISMPLSRFTSLFRTLHPDEKIVMVCESGNRSEQATQFLHYRGLKNAVNLIDGMNGWIQSGYEVEQ is encoded by the coding sequence ATGCAGGCGGAAGCAAGCATAACACCCGATGCACTGAAGGGCATGATTGAGAGAGGTGAGCCGTTGAAGATCGTCGACGTAAGGGAAGAGTGGGAGTTCGGCCGGTACAGGATACCCGGTTCAATCTCCATGCCGCTCAGCAGATTCACGTCCCTGTTCCGCACACTGCATCCAGACGAGAAGATTGTCATGGTGTGCGAGTCTGGAAACAGGAGCGAACAGGCGACGCAATTCCTGCATTACAGGGGATTGAAGAATGCAGTGAACCTGATCGACGGAATGAACGGATGGATTCAGTCAGGTTATGAAGTGGAGCAGTGA
- a CDS encoding pirin family protein, with translation MEERRVAEVLKSRPTMEGAGVRLMRGFGSQQLAYIFDPFLLFDDFGSNYPHEYMAGFPWHPHRGIETVTYLLKGEVHHEDSTGTKGVIRNGDLQWMSAGSGIFHAEMPRPRPRTLPEEAEDPEMRGFQLWVNIPAGKKMNEPNYRNLLRESIPEVTMDNGAKVKLVAGKLNSVPGLGNITGPVSDLPVDAHYLDISMQDHSELSYDVRDGYTTFAYVVEGEGIFDRIRNVRAGPKSVVLYGRDGDKVNIRTEDSPVRFLLISGRPIKEPIAWHGPIVMNTREQLAEAFQELQTGEFIKHKATSYDYIE, from the coding sequence ATGGAAGAGCGAAGGGTTGCAGAAGTGCTGAAAAGCAGGCCGACGATGGAAGGCGCCGGAGTTAGGCTCATGAGAGGATTCGGCAGCCAGCAGCTCGCATACATATTCGATCCGTTTCTTCTCTTCGACGATTTCGGCTCCAACTATCCGCACGAATACATGGCTGGCTTCCCCTGGCATCCGCACAGGGGAATAGAGACTGTCACGTATCTGCTCAAAGGGGAGGTGCATCATGAGGACAGCACTGGAACGAAGGGCGTCATCAGGAATGGCGACCTTCAGTGGATGAGTGCAGGCAGCGGCATATTCCACGCTGAGATGCCCAGGCCGAGACCCAGAACACTGCCAGAGGAAGCGGAAGATCCGGAGATGAGAGGCTTCCAGCTTTGGGTCAATATACCGGCGGGAAAGAAGATGAATGAGCCGAATTACAGGAACCTTCTCAGGGAGAGTATACCCGAAGTAACAATGGACAATGGTGCAAAAGTGAAACTGGTCGCCGGGAAGCTCAACAGTGTGCCGGGCCTCGGCAATATAACCGGACCGGTCAGTGATTTGCCGGTCGATGCACACTATCTGGACATATCCATGCAGGACCACAGTGAACTGAGCTACGACGTCAGGGACGGATACACGACCTTTGCCTATGTGGTGGAGGGAGAAGGCATCTTCGACAGGATCAGGAACGTACGTGCAGGGCCGAAGAGCGTAGTGCTCTACGGACGGGACGGCGACAAGGTGAACATAAGGACGGAGGACTCCCCGGTCCGTTTCCTGCTCATTTCAGGAAGGCCGATCAAAGAACCGATCGCATGGCACGGACCAATCGTCATGAACACGAGGGAACAGCTGGCGGAGGCATTCCAGGAACTCCAGACCGGCGAATTCATAAAGCACAAGGCAACATCGTACGACTACATCGAATGA
- a CDS encoding AbrB/MazE/SpoVT family DNA-binding domain-containing protein codes for MEETVEVDKQGRLVIPVKLRRALHIAPGEHVILMLKNGMITLSKDNKEIRAKAKEWADTARKLSQKIGSEDSEESWKWLGEQYARRKIGFR; via the coding sequence GTGGAAGAAACAGTAGAAGTCGATAAACAGGGAAGACTCGTGATACCTGTGAAACTTCGAAGAGCGCTGCACATTGCGCCGGGCGAACATGTAATCCTCATGCTTAAGAATGGCATGATTACTCTGTCAAAGGATAACAAAGAAATCAGAGCTAAGGCGAAGGAATGGGCGGATACAGCCAGAAAGCTCAGTCAGAAGATCGGCTCAGAAGATTCGGAGGAAAGCTGGAAGTGGTTGGGCGAACAATATGCCAGAAGGAAAATCGGATTTCGGTGA